The region tgaTACATACCTGTAGttcaagctactcgggaggctgaggcaagaccatcgcttgagcccaggaatttgaggttgcagtgagctatgatgatgccactgcattctagcctgggcaacagagcaagaacttctgtcaaaaagataaaaaaaaaaaaaaaaaaaaaaaaggaaagaaaaagatggccATTAGCATAGGGTAAGATTACACCTAGACTGTTCTATGTTTTCTACTACATTGAATGGTAAGGGAACTACTATTGTATTAGTAAGCAAGGAAATGTAGGACTAGAGAATTCAAAAGACTATAAATTCTGAAAGAGTAAGCTTCCTGGAGAAGAAATTGACAAATGATTACCAGACATGGAATTTCAATTTTGATCTGATTCTGGTTTTCTGAAATAGGAAATTAAAGTGGTATATAGAAATTAATATAAGTTATAAAGAATTACCTGGTGATATGTATGCTATTCATCTTATTCTCATTAACTGGTAGATTTGGAAACATGTCCACAGCATTTTAGCTGCGATTAAATTTATTGTTGTTATAGGGTTTACTAAAGCACATAGGAGTAATGTATACAACTACTGTAAACAACTAGAAGGTATAGGCTATTTATAGAGTAAAAGTGCAGGGATACTAAAGTCATAGCTTTCAAATTGACTCCCTCTTTACCCACTTAGTAATAAATGACATGTGAAAAAGAATGATGACTTAACTCTGTAAATGTAcaattatactttaaaaggaaagaattcaaaaaagatagtttaaaatattcattcggcaattaaaattcttaaatgaaaattaaagaattaaaatgatttaatactTTCATTAATAAAGTAGACAAATTATGTGATATTGCTATTCTTTACAGTTTGGCTATAACTTTTGAGCAAACAGTTTTCAATAAAAGTCTACTTCATATTTTGTGTGAAAGAGACAGCATGTGCTTATTGTAAATAAGTCAACCATACAGGAGTGTAATTAGGTAAATATTCTTTCCCTGCCCCATTCAATATCACCACTTGTCTGTGATCTTAACATTTGGTGTGGATCTGCCTATCTGGTGCAAATATATTACACTTATATACTAttgttcttctattttttccaaaagttagaaaatacattctgtaattttttaatgtaattatagtACACatcaattcttcttttttttttttttttttttttttactgacaaaTCTTGCttctaaaattcttcttttttttttaagacaggatctcagtctgttgcccagcctaaagtacggtggtgtcatcatatctcaTTGTAACCttaagtgagcctcctgccttagcctccccagtagctggaactacaggtgtgcaccaccatgcctggctaatttttctattttttgtagagatagggtcttgctcttactcaagATGgagttgaactcctggcctcatgcagtcctcctgccttagcctcccaaagtgctaggattataggcacaagccatgACGCTTAGCCTAGACATCTCTTCTGATCCATACTTTTAGATCACTTGAATAGCTCATAATATAGATCTTTCATAATTTTGTTGCTAGACATTTGAAGTATTTGTAGTTTTTGACTATTATACTAAAATGAACCTCCTCttacatacatatttacatattggCTATATTATTTCTGTAGGATATATTCATAAAAGTGGAAGTTGCTAgattaaaaagaatacataaaatcgttattattaaatatgttctACATGATCATGgtaaaagaaagaataggaaaacGGATATAAAAACAGTCTTCCATTACACACTGAttccttttatgtttaaataGAAAAGTTCAAAGAGTCTATCATCTGATATACATACTAATTTAGGGGGTTGGATTATGATTATAATTAGTAAATGTGTGATTAGGTACACCAGTGACTATCTTGATATTGAATATTCAATGAAATTCTTGTCTTACTATGgacatttcattaaaatgtctgtGGCAAGTTCTTACTATACAGATATTTAAATTGTTCAATCCTATTGCTTAATAGATTTTAATCTGAAACTACCAGATTTTCAAAGAATatgcagacttttaaaaaatctgcaaatTTTCAACTTTTACTGCTCTTATATAAAATAAGACTTTGAGAATCCAGATGTAACCAGTGATAACTATTTGGCTGGTGACTAGTCTCATTAGGAATGCTTAAAGGAgttgcctagaaaaaaaaaaaggtatgtgtATCTCCCTGATATCCGCTCAACCCAGAATCACTGCATTGTGACAATTAATCATAACTAGAATCATAACTAGAATGCTCATGCAGGGTAGAGCTTTGTATTTTCTGTGATGTGTTCCCAGTGGCTGCAGGTCAGGCGCATGGTAgggactcaataaatactagGTGATTGTGtattattcaaatttaaataagaaCTTGAGGACGAGGGCTTTTAAATAATCTGATTCTAACACTTAAATAAAAAGCTAAGAAGCATTCATTCTAAATAGTATACCCATAAAACAACTGAAATCAAGTAACATACTGGATGGGCAATTATTTCGAAGTCATGGCATACATAGCATGTATATCATCACACATCATATCACATCATGGGTTAAGTCTTATTTCAGTTCCTGGTTTTAGCTTTTTAGCTTTCACAGTGCTAGTCTGATTCCAGAAGCATCCTTGCATCATGATGTACCTTATTAAGGTACATAATACAACTCAATtcacagacagaaaacaaaacacaaaactgtaATGAGACCCAGAGACACAAGCATTCAATTGgtttacatttaataaatgtgatGAGAATCTTTAGGAAGAGTAAAGACAGATGTCTCATGGTTTGGTGGTATTAACCTGGAAGCAGAAGTATTGACTAATTTCTTAAGGTCCTTTGTACCATTTTAAtaccagggaaaataaaaatttgacaaatttgttaattttttgacaAAAAAAGTAAGTAGTAGGgatattttccttcaaaattattaaaagacaatttttaatttctatacattttttcccAAGTGGCAAATGAGAATGTAGCAGTGAAGCTTCTGAGATGAAAATTAGGGccttttaatatttctgaaagtAAACTGTTTCCAATTAGAATCACTGATTAAGCTATTACTATAATTATTACCTAtataattttttggaaaaaggGCCATCTGTAGCTAAGATATGAATCTGATTTGACAGAATATATACTTTTACATCAAGCTTAAGGACTAATATTACAAAAGGGAGATGTACctagtagaaaaatataaattactaaaattCTCTTGATCTTTTGGAATTATATTTATCATTGActcacaaaacaataaaatgtacttTCAAAAACttctgaaacaatttttttttgaaatttatttctaaaagtcaCAGAGACAAAACTTTAAAAGCGACACATTTATACTAAGGATACATGCGTGAGCAAAAAAATAAGCATgggaatacaaaaatgaacatagtaaaatttgaattaataCAGTATTCTGGATACAAGTAGAATACCACTAGATAAGAATTGTATTTACCTCAAAAATCTATGATAGTATGGGTTGAAATAAACCAAGGTTTAGGATAGCCACTTCACTATTCAGATTTTTAGTCATTGTTGACCAGAAgctaaaacaatttattttaggCTAAGATTTTCAATGAAATTATAGAACTAATCTTCCATGTAATAAATCAAATTAACATGCTTTAAGGTGATCTGTCTTTATTTAATGGTAGTTGGGGCAAGTCAAATCATGGAAAGCCCTTAAAAAGACTAAGCACCAAATGATAAAATTGTTAGTGGCTATTGTTTTGGGCcaccttaaattttattttgcttacatATGTTTTCCATTAACATTCATGTGCAAATTCTTTTAGGCAAAAGTTTTAACATGGAACTTTCAGCCCTGAGGTCTTGCCAACTGTACTTATAATTAGTTTTTAAGCAATTAATACTTTCAGAACAATTCCAAGCTGATACTTAATTGGTTAAAATTGTAAGAtgcagaaatttttctttaaagttttctggTCCCTAAAAATTCAGCACAGCCAAATGAATTAACTGGAagtagcatgtttttttttttttcttaaaaaggaagTCTTAAAGATGGTAACGGATAAAACAACTATATAGGCTCTCTTACACAATCTTTCTAAATTTTCACCCTGTAAGAAATGATTACAATGTCCTTCAGGCTTGCTATATGCCCCACAGAGTCAAAAAGAAAGCCAACGAGGAATTTAACATTTCAACAAGCTAGGAACTATTTACTGTAAGCATATCCTGAAATTCTGGAAGACACACTACCATACTGAGAAAACACTATTAACAGGTAAGCATGTGTTGAAGGCAGTTTATAAATGAAACATTACAAATCTTATGTTTATGCATAcaacttataaaatagaaaaaagttgcTATTTTTCCAATAGTATAGCATCACACTAACACTATATAGTTAAGATTGAAAGCTTCTGTACACATGTTCACTATACTTCCAAAGCAGCATATGCCTCTTAGACATTCTTGTTTGTTATTTAACATATGCCAATCATGGTTTCAGGGATTTTTAACAGTTTGAGCAGGCTAAAACAATCATTCTGCCTTATTTAACAATGAGACAAAGTTAACCAGTTTCAGGGAACTAAAGTTTCATAATCAGTAAAGAAACATTATATTAAATCCCCACAACAGAATGGAAAATGCTTCTAAGGACATGATATAATCCTAAAAGGAGAATGCACTATGCCCCTAGATATAGTGAATGCGGGAATAATTAGGAGcctgaaaaaatatatcaagatACATGGGGCCTAAATGATTATCAAATCAGTAACTActactagaaaattaaatatgaattatttatgtttttctaatgCAACATCATCCAGTTTACTGCTTAGGACTACTCAAAGCTGTTTTGCCACTATATTTTGCTGTTAGTGCAAATTAATGTCCAAACAATAGGGAGCAAGCAGTCTGAATCACATGGGATTTAAAAAAACTAGAATGATTGTATATCTAACTTTATTTCTGCAGTCTGAAAATAGTGCTATAAAACTCAATTATTTTCCTAGCTTCTTAGACTTTCTACCATCTTAGATAATTCAAATTAAACATGGTTGCCTGCAAATTCTTTTCTAGAGGAAGTAAAAGCAAAACACATTTTGGTTATGTTTTGCTGCTGGTCTCCTCAGGTATGTGCTTCATCAATTAGAGCACTAATTTAGGCATTTATTGTGCTACTTTAACATAACAGAACATGAAAAAAACTGacagttcaaattttaaaaagtgatttgttttttggtggcaggcttattttttaagtgaaaaacaaactCTAAAATCAGATGGCCAGTTTGACAACAAGAACTAGAAATTTAAgcctgtaaaaaagaaaaacacttaaaagaCATGGAAAgttgtttctgaaaaataaaatctaacctttttcttatcttattcactttggcttttcttctttaaatgaaaatttgtggtaaaaattaaagataactcCAAGTCACATAGGGCATCATTTGTCAGTGCCTTGTAATAGAAAtatctcttataaatattttaaacttgaattttaaagaatttaagatttcttcttctttttttattaaagctCTAGTCCAAGTTTCAgctgttaaattttttaaaaaatataatttggggCTCTGATAGAGAGGACTTAGCTGGGCTAAGCTATTTTGATACTCTTACAAGATAGTAAAGTTCAGATAGAGATCATTTCCTGAACATGGTTGACCTTTAACAGAACTGATTATTTCCTCACCCAAATAATTATGCAGGATACTGCCATATCTGCACTACAAAAATCTTGTCAGAATTTATGGACAATTGTTTACCATCTATGTTTAAAAACCTTGCACCACCAGAGAGGCAAAGCAAATACAAGTGAAAGTAAGTAAACTTGTTTCTAGTCTAGTATATTTACCTAAATAAACTCTTATAAAatcatatggaaaaattattgTATAGAAAGTAATTTTCTTATTAACTGATTTGTCAGCCAAAAAGTCATTACTAAATCTCcgtaaaaagagaaaactcaaccATAAAATGTCTAcctgtttaaataaaaatgccaacTTTGAAGTCTTTTAACACTAAGACATAAAAAAAGTTTGCAAACTCAAGGTGATAATTAAACTGAAAGCTATAGTTCAAAAATTTGTGTTCCTAGTAAGAGACTAAAATCTTGTCACTGCAAAATTCCCTATGGTTCTTGGCACTGACatcaaaagaaagattttagTCTTTTGGTCACTTGAAACTGCTATAAATACAGCAAGTCTTTAAAAAAGAGGTAAAAGTGAAAAATTGAAGTATAGTTAAGGTAACTACATCATATACAAGTAAAACATAGTTTGAAATAAACAGTCATTTCTGCAAGGGATCTGAAGACGTAAGAACAGTTTCCCACTGCCCCTTCTTTTTTGAAGAGAATCCTCTGATCAGGAATAATTTCTTTAAGTTACTGTGAGTGGTGTTGCCTGGCAGCAGCTTCAATATCCTAGGCTAGTCTTCGAGTAATTAAGTAATCTCACAAGGAATAATCATACATGGCAACAGGGTAAAAAGCAGGGCAGTTCTTCCATGCACAAACATTTCAGGAGAAAAACCATCAATTTTAAAGATAACCATCAGGTTTCAGGTATCCTAGCATACTCTAAACCTAAGTTTTGCTTTATACCATTGGTGACAATAAGTTTTGcagtgagatttttttcttttttgcctgcAACTATATACACATTGCAAAACTATTCTGCAtcacatgatttttaaatgaaataaatataaaaatgaaccacACAATCAACACATAACTTTAATACTCGACATTATTTATCTTGATCACAATGGTGGTAACCTCGTCAACAATCTTGTGAGTTGAGGAGCTGATTCTCATTCTCATATCCATCAGGCAGATAGGCTCTCCGCAGCTGGTCTGACTTAGGTATGGAGCCTCCATTCTTCACATGGCGAGACAGGAAAGCACGGACTGCTGGGTGATCAGCCTTCTCAAGTGGGATATTGGCTTCCAGGCACATTTTCACAAAGTCCTGGATAACACTGACTTTCTCTGTTTGCGCAGTACTGTTGCACTGAAGAGATGCAGTCAGGGGCCTCTGCTTCTTTCTCACGTTCTGCTCTTCAAATTCTGCCTTCCTCTTGGTATGAGTCTTTGACTTGAGGTGGTCACTAATGGCAGACTTGCGAACATGATTCAGAACCACATTGCAAGAAGTGCAGAAGAGTTTTCCTCCATCTTCATGCAGCTCACCTCCAAACTCCGAGACTCGATCCAGGGGAGTCACATACAAAGCAGTCTTAGAACGGTTTCGAGCAGGTGGTGCTGTTACTACAAATCGTTCCATTCTAGCTTTGAATAAGATTCTTTCAAGACAAGAGAAACAAAGATACCTGTTATAACAACAGctcattttggaaataattaacaataaaaagcAGGGTATAGGCACTCTAAGATTTAAGACTTCaaaaaatgtaattcaaattAATAGACTGTGTCCATTAAGTCTCAACTTATCCAAAATAAGCAAGGGAAGGCAAAACTAGAACAAGTTACTAGTTAAAACTAGATCCATTCCttgatttttatgaaattcaaataaattagaaCTATGAAAAACAACTCAAACTATCCCAGATGTCACTATCTTTTATAACAGGAAAACATAATCACAGGTCAACAGGTAGagtattaattaaattaatcttATCCAATTTAGGTATGTATTCAAGTTTAAAAGAGATTCCGTCCTATCACAATTTTGGGGCAACTGATTTTAGGAATTCAACTATGGGCAAAGTTTGTTCAAACAGGTGGGCTGATAAACTGGCATAATTCTATATGAAGATGGATATAGATTCCAAAATTGttctgaggaaaataaaataaaaactaataaaaaatacagacCAAATGCAATTTACAACGACAATGCATTAAATTTTAAAGCCAAAATATAGAGTTTAAAGTAAGTTATTTAATGCATGCATAATTCTCTTAAACTTTCTGAAATGCAAAGTAATACTAATACTTTCTCTAAGATATGCAAAGTGCTTTATCTaatactttttgtttccttttcctattaAAGACTAATAATTAAATTTGTTAACATCTATTTCACTTATCCAGTAGAAAGTTAGAACAAAACCAAGAACTTAACATAGTGTCTAGTATATGACAGAAGCTCAATCAAAACTTGATGGAAAAAGTAAAGGAGCATATTCACTATTtgtccaaatatttatttaacttagaAGCAAGCAGCTTAATACTTTCTCAATTTATCCTAATAACAAGCTTTTATGATTACTGGAACTTTATGGGCATTGAAACCCTGAGATAATGAATTATTTTGGTAGGTGAAAAATAGTCATTAAGTCTTAATTGTTCCCTGGAGTTGTGCCTTTGGACTAAGCTCTTGTAACAACCAAGatgtaaaaacttaaaataaattgaCAGAATCCAAGTTGGAATTCTGTTGTGTACAAATATGTTAGTGAAAGATTCCTAAGTGTGCTCTGAAGAACTATGCTTTATGTAATCGGAAACAACAGAGTATTCTATTAATCCATACTAGAGAATAGCTGGGTAACatgaaatctctttaaaaaaatttttaaattgtcaatgTGTTAGACACCCATAGACCCAACCCAGAGAATTTTGTATTTCACAGAAATTATGGAAAGTATAATGAAGTCTGGGTTTTAGTAGgcttaattctattttttaccatcaaaggtttttttttttagggcatAGCTCTCATTTGCTAAATATAGTGTCAGGCTACAGGTGAGCAATGGCAGAGAAGGCAGATAAGATTCCTGTGTAGTACTTAGTGAATTACCATtacacatatttgtattttaagttaATGGTATGTGTTTCACACTCCCATAAAAAAATCAGTCCCGATTATAATTAACAGTTCTAAGTTAGttatgaaaaacattaaatatttgcaCTCACTAATGCCTAAATCTTACTTTCTAAGTGAAAAATCATCTATCTTTAAATATTGAGATTTCAAACTTTAAAACAGTAAGTATGTAATTTTTGTAACATAAAACGCTCAATCACTTGTGTAAATGTGAAAGGCCTATATACTTTAGAGTGTCTTGTAACTTTCAAAAACCCTGTTTGTGTTACTGCAGAGGCAAATAACTACCCAGTAGAGGATGCTCGAGTTTACATTCCTGAAGAACAAAAGTGTTTTCAATAGAAGATAAGAGATATTTTAAACGAGTAAGTTAAAAAGTTAAGAGGAGTTAGCCAACAAAAGAGAAGCAGCAAATCATTTACTAGATCAAAATTAAAGTCATCAAAAGTTTTCAAGTTTAA is a window of Microcebus murinus isolate Inina chromosome 1, M.murinus_Inina_mat1.0, whole genome shotgun sequence DNA encoding:
- the CGGBP1 gene encoding CGG triplet repeat-binding protein 1; protein product: MERFVVTAPPARNRSKTALYVTPLDRVSEFGGELHEDGGKLFCTSCNVVLNHVRKSAISDHLKSKTHTKRKAEFEEQNVRKKQRPLTASLQCNSTAQTEKVSVIQDFVKMCLEANIPLEKADHPAVRAFLSRHVKNGGSIPKSDQLRRAYLPDGYENENQLLNSQDC